The sequence below is a genomic window from Halosolutus gelatinilyticus.
CCGGTTCGACCGCGAGCGCGCCGAAGAGTTGGGGGTGCCGGTCGGCCCCAAGTTCTCGAAACTCCACGAAGGCGAACCCGTCGAACTGGAGGACGGCACCGTCGTCGAACCCGACCAGGTCGTCGGCGAGCCCCGCCCCGGTCGGACGATCGTGTACACCGGCGACACCCGGCCTACGACGGCGACGATCGACGCAGCCGATGACCCCGGCTTACTGATCCACGACGCGACGTTCGCCGACGACCGCGCCGAGCGGGCCGCGGAGACCGCCCACTCGACCGCGCGCCAGGCCGCCGAGATCGCCTCTCGGACCGGCGCCGATCGGCTGGCCCTGATGCACCTCTCCTCGCGCTACGCCGGCTATACCGACGATCACGAGGAGCAGGCCCGCGAGGTCTTCGACGGCGACGCCGAGAACGTCTTCGTCCCGGATGACGGCGACACGCTCGACATTCCGTATCCGGACGCCGACGAGTAGCGGACGACGGGAAGAGAGGGAGCCGCGGAGCGAACCGGGCGTCTCACGCGCGGCGAATCGGGACGAACTATTCGGGCCTCCGCGTCGTCGCTTCCGTATGGTCAGGACGATCGGCGGGCAGGACACCGATCGGATGGAGGCGCTGAGCGACGGCCT
It includes:
- the rnz gene encoding ribonuclease Z, producing the protein MPLRVTFLGTSGAIPTTERNPSAIFVAREGDQLLFDAGEGTQRQMMRFGTGFSISHLFVTHLHGDHVLGIPGLLQTMAFNDREEPLAIHAPHGTRRQLKSLVNALGNRPSFPVRIDEVGDGDVAHRANEYEVRAFGTDHDARSVGYALVEDDRKGRFDRERAEELGVPVGPKFSKLHEGEPVELEDGTVVEPDQVVGEPRPGRTIVYTGDTRPTTATIDAADDPGLLIHDATFADDRAERAAETAHSTARQAAEIASRTGADRLALMHLSSRYAGYTDDHEEQAREVFDGDAENVFVPDDGDTLDIPYPDADE